Proteins encoded in a region of the Deltaproteobacteria bacterium genome:
- a CDS encoding protein-L-isoaspartate(D-aspartate) O-methyltransferase yields MAVSSNNRSVTALEGARERMVQTQLLDRGVNDPRVIHAMRKVPRHLFVEPALVNRAYDDDPLPIGAKQTISQPYIVGYMLQALGLKGTERVLEIGTGSAYQTALLAELCANVFSVEKLRRLAVQGRAVLDELRYYNVAIHVGDGTLGWSEHAPYDAIVVAAGAPRVPEPLAQQLAGGGRLIIPIGDQTSQVLKLASRTPSGLEETSLGECRFVKLLGKYGWPS; encoded by the coding sequence ATGGCCGTGAGTTCCAACAACCGCAGCGTCACAGCACTGGAGGGCGCCAGAGAGCGGATGGTACAGACCCAACTGCTGGACCGCGGCGTGAACGACCCACGCGTGATCCATGCCATGCGCAAGGTGCCGCGCCACTTGTTCGTGGAGCCGGCGCTGGTGAACCGCGCCTACGACGACGACCCGCTGCCCATCGGCGCCAAGCAGACCATCTCCCAGCCCTATATCGTCGGTTACATGCTGCAGGCCCTTGGCCTCAAGGGCACCGAGCGTGTCCTGGAGATCGGCACGGGATCGGCGTACCAGACCGCCCTGCTGGCGGAGTTGTGCGCCAACGTGTTCTCGGTGGAGAAGCTGCGCAGGCTGGCGGTGCAGGGCCGCGCCGTGCTCGACGAACTGCGGTACTACAACGTGGCGATCCACGTGGGCGACGGGACCCTCGGATGGTCCGAGCACGCCCCGTACGACGCCATCGTGGTGGCGGCGGGCGCGCCCCGTGTGCCGGAGCCGTTGGCTCAGCAGCTCGCCGGCGGCGGCCGGCTTATCATTCCCATCGGCGACCAGACTTCCCAGGTCTTGAAGCTCGCGAGCCGCACGCCCAGCGGTCTCGAAGAGACGAGCCTCGGCGAGTGTCGCTTCGTCAAGCTTCTGGGGAAGTACGGCTGGCCGAGTTAG
- a CDS encoding MerR family transcriptional regulator, whose protein sequence is MAVVIPDKHYFKIGEVSTLLDLKPYVLRYWETEFDILNPTKAKSRHRLYRRKDVELLLEIKRLLHGEGYTIEGARKKLKQGEADDHRTREKPDHRRELVRIRDELVSLRDLIS, encoded by the coding sequence ATGGCCGTCGTGATTCCGGACAAGCACTACTTCAAGATCGGCGAGGTCAGCACCCTCCTGGACCTCAAGCCGTACGTGCTGCGCTATTGGGAAACCGAGTTCGACATCCTGAATCCCACCAAGGCGAAGTCCCGCCACCGGCTGTACCGGCGCAAGGACGTCGAGTTGCTGCTGGAGATCAAGCGGCTCCTGCACGGCGAGGGCTACACCATCGAGGGCGCGCGCAAGAAGCTCAAGCAGGGCGAAGCCGACGACCACCGGACCAGGGAGAAACCGGACCACCGGCGGGAGCTTGTCCGGATCAGGGACGAGCTTGTTTCGCTCCGCGACTTGATTTCCTGA
- a CDS encoding M23 family metallopeptidase, whose translation MDDAVGSAHVRPRGALALLFLYVILAAAGCSYVDERVDNRRAAAKRAGDERRPKPARARNGVFHAVKKGENLYRIGKAYGVDHQTLARINRIRDTRDIQIGRRLFIPGAHRLLPVEIITPIKEAAPVNATAASPPRRTKPARPRTARANTAPAKTPRAKAVRPDTQQRKAASAETRAARRPSRGARRTFAWPVKGRVTGRFDSRPDSLNDGINIAAPPGTPVLATLAGQVIYSDQLRGYGNLIILRHRSGFASVYAHNRKNLVRKGQKVNRRQVIAEVGATGRAATPYLHFEIRRNNVARDPLSYLP comes from the coding sequence GTGGACGACGCCGTTGGCTCAGCCCATGTTCGCCCCCGGGGCGCCCTCGCGCTCCTTTTCCTCTACGTCATCCTTGCGGCCGCGGGTTGCAGCTACGTCGACGAACGGGTCGACAACCGGCGCGCCGCCGCCAAGCGTGCCGGCGATGAACGCCGTCCGAAGCCCGCGCGCGCACGCAACGGCGTCTTCCATGCCGTAAAGAAGGGCGAGAACCTCTATCGCATCGGCAAGGCCTACGGCGTCGACCACCAGACGCTGGCGCGCATCAACCGCATCAGGGACACGCGCGACATCCAGATCGGGAGACGGCTGTTCATACCCGGCGCCCACCGGCTGCTGCCGGTGGAGATCATCACGCCCATCAAGGAAGCCGCTCCGGTCAACGCCACGGCCGCGAGCCCGCCCCGCCGCACCAAGCCGGCAAGACCGCGCACCGCGCGGGCGAACACCGCTCCCGCCAAGACTCCGCGCGCCAAGGCGGTTCGTCCCGATACGCAACAGCGCAAGGCCGCATCCGCCGAGACCCGCGCCGCGCGCCGGCCCTCCAGAGGAGCGCGGCGCACGTTCGCCTGGCCCGTCAAGGGCAGGGTCACCGGCAGGTTCGATTCGCGCCCCGACAGCCTCAACGACGGCATCAACATCGCCGCGCCTCCGGGCACGCCGGTGCTTGCCACGCTGGCGGGACAGGTCATCTACAGCGACCAGTTGCGCGGCTACGGCAACCTCATCATCCTGCGGCACCGCAGCGGTTTTGCCTCGGTCTACGCCCACAACCGCAAGAACCTCGTACGGAAGGGCCAGAAGGTGAACCGGAGGCAGGTCATCGCCGAGGTGGGCGCCACCGGCCGGGCCGCCACGCCCTACCTCCACTTCGAGATTCGCAGGAACAACGTCGCGCGGGACCCGCTTTCCTATTTGCCGTGA
- a CDS encoding integration host factor subunit alpha, whose protein sequence is MTKADIINRIYERVGFSKKEATDVVEAAFEIIKSQLEKGDKVKISGFGNFVIHGKQPRKGRNPQTGEEITIAGRRVLTFKPSQTLKKNMNTVAGEDSDPDASAQS, encoded by the coding sequence ATGACCAAGGCGGACATCATCAACCGGATCTACGAGAGGGTGGGTTTCTCCAAGAAGGAGGCCACCGACGTCGTCGAGGCTGCGTTCGAAATCATCAAGTCCCAGCTCGAGAAAGGCGACAAGGTCAAGATCTCCGGGTTCGGGAACTTCGTCATCCACGGCAAACAGCCGCGCAAGGGCCGCAACCCGCAGACCGGCGAGGAGATCACCATCGCGGGCCGCCGGGTGCTGACCTTCAAGCCCAGCCAGACTCTGAAGAAGAACATGAACACCGTCGCGGGCGAGGACTCCGACCCCGACGCTTCCGCCCAGTCGTGA
- a CDS encoding adenine phosphoribosyltransferase has protein sequence MNDWDNRGIVEIRAAIRDIHDFPKPGIVFKDITPLLSDGALFRRTIDLFAERYESAPVDTIVGVESRGFIIGAALAYRLGKGLCVIRKPGKLPYDTLQTTYELEYGTDTLEVHSDALARGTRALLVDDLVATGGTAVAATALVEQLGATVVEHACIIELGFLNPREKLDQELFSLIRYDSE, from the coding sequence ATGAACGATTGGGACAATCGCGGCATCGTAGAGATCCGCGCCGCGATCCGCGACATTCATGACTTCCCCAAGCCCGGCATCGTCTTCAAGGACATAACCCCGCTGCTGAGCGACGGCGCCCTGTTCCGGAGGACCATCGACTTGTTCGCCGAGCGCTACGAAAGCGCACCCGTGGACACCATCGTGGGCGTGGAGTCCCGCGGCTTCATCATCGGGGCGGCCCTGGCCTACCGGCTGGGCAAGGGGCTGTGCGTCATCCGCAAGCCCGGCAAGCTCCCGTACGATACGTTGCAGACCACCTACGAGCTGGAATACGGCACCGACACCCTGGAGGTGCACAGCGACGCCCTGGCCCGCGGCACGCGTGCGCTGCTGGTGGACGACCTCGTCGCCACCGGGGGCACCGCCGTGGCCGCCACCGCCCTCGTGGAGCAACTCGGCGCCACCGTCGTCGAGCACGCCTGCATCATCGAGCTCGGCTTCCTGAACCCGCGCGAAAAGCTCGACCAGGAGCTGTTCTCGCTCATCCGCTACGATTCGGAGTAG